One Thiobacillus sp. genomic region harbors:
- a CDS encoding PEP-CTERM sorting domain-containing protein, giving the protein MKLNKLSAAFLFAGLVGAGTASHAAVVYNNGGPNAVSGNDATQWVQAEDFSLGAATDIASAGIYIGGFGDINGWDGTVDYFIFGDTGGQPGAVITSGAGQNIASSDTGNAWIAGSGNSYLVTFDLASTFTAAASTTYWLGVHLSNNFDRDDIYWVTTDPTQGNGQESDGGTFNNWFGNGQEHAFYLDGERSQDNGGGNGVPEPATLGLMGLGLLGLAAARRRKSA; this is encoded by the coding sequence ATGAAACTGAACAAACTTTCCGCCGCATTCCTGTTTGCAGGCCTGGTCGGCGCCGGTACCGCCTCCCATGCCGCCGTGGTCTACAACAACGGCGGCCCCAATGCCGTCAGTGGCAATGACGCGACCCAATGGGTACAAGCCGAGGACTTCAGCCTGGGTGCCGCCACGGACATCGCCAGCGCGGGCATCTACATTGGGGGCTTTGGCGATATCAACGGGTGGGACGGCACCGTCGACTACTTCATCTTTGGTGACACCGGTGGCCAACCCGGCGCCGTGATCACTTCCGGGGCCGGCCAGAACATCGCCTCTTCCGACACCGGAAACGCATGGATCGCTGGCTCTGGGAATAGCTACCTGGTGACTTTTGACCTCGCCAGCACTTTCACTGCCGCCGCCTCCACCACTTACTGGCTCGGCGTCCACCTCTCCAACAACTTTGACCGGGACGACATCTACTGGGTCACCACCGACCCCACCCAGGGCAACGGCCAAGAGTCCGACGGCGGCACCTTCAACAACTGGTTTGGCAATGGGCAGGAGCATGCCTTCTATCTGGACGGCGAGCGCTCCCAGGACAATGGCGGCGGCAACGGTGTTCCGGAACCCGCCACCCTCGGCCTGATGGGCCTGGGCCTGTTGGGACTGGCTGCCGCGCGTCGCCGCAAGTCTGCCTAA
- a CDS encoding PEP-CTERM sorting domain-containing protein (PEP-CTERM proteins occur, often in large numbers, in the proteomes of bacteria that also encode an exosortase, a predicted intramembrane cysteine proteinase. The presence of a PEP-CTERM domain at a protein's C-terminus predicts cleavage within the sorting domain, followed by covalent anchoring to some some component of the (usually Gram-negative) cell surface. Many PEP-CTERM proteins exhibit an unusual sequence composition that includes large numbers of potential glycosylation sites. Expression of one such protein has been shown restore the ability of a bacterium to form floc, a type of biofilm.) yields MTAHLSQLSSKRGWLQSAAIMIGLGAMVMADAAVADSYNFWLKKAPNTPYVIGAEKCATGEFTYTKSGVTLGDAVANMSMSIAQDCRAAASPAVALTMTGTLNVVVRDINLNGEYQGPNVDGLTGTLASQQFEKNCKITSGPFTQDGHQLAQWEVTFKSQAGAGNAPGVRQFDLVERVGRCVILNATPNFNTPTPLTLVSNGPYHVYNTIVRPAPEPETLWLLLGGLGALALIRRKVRRH; encoded by the coding sequence ATGACTGCCCATCTTTCACAACTTTCCTCCAAGCGCGGCTGGCTACAAAGCGCAGCGATCATGATCGGCCTGGGCGCCATGGTCATGGCTGATGCTGCTGTTGCCGATTCCTACAATTTCTGGCTCAAGAAAGCGCCAAATACGCCATACGTGATTGGTGCGGAAAAGTGTGCAACCGGTGAGTTCACCTACACAAAATCCGGTGTGACCTTGGGGGATGCGGTCGCGAACATGAGCATGAGCATTGCCCAAGACTGCAGGGCTGCGGCAAGCCCGGCTGTAGCCCTAACCATGACGGGAACACTGAATGTCGTGGTGCGCGATATCAATTTGAACGGCGAGTACCAGGGGCCGAACGTGGATGGTCTGACCGGCACACTGGCCAGCCAACAATTTGAAAAGAACTGCAAGATCACCAGCGGTCCATTTACCCAGGACGGACATCAGTTGGCTCAGTGGGAGGTGACATTCAAGTCACAGGCAGGCGCAGGCAACGCCCCCGGCGTTCGTCAGTTTGATTTGGTGGAAAGGGTAGGCAGGTGCGTGATCTTGAATGCAACGCCCAATTTCAATACGCCGACCCCCCTGACCCTGGTTTCCAATGGCCCTTATCACGTTTACAACACTATCGTTCGTCCCGCTCCGGAACCTGAGACCTTGTGGTTGTTGCTTGGGGGACTGGGTGCGTTGGCCCTGATTCGGCGCAAGGTGCGGCGTCACTGA
- a CDS encoding putative O-glycosylation ligase, exosortase A system-associated, whose product MRDLTLVIMLLSLAWMAWRLPWVGLLGLLFIGILHPQNYAADFMRGFPAYSSLMGVVFLSLGWQLWWQRVFPPLFWDWRLVLIGGIWAWFGLSSYFALNPLPARDKFLELLKILPPMLLVFVLIDSQEKLRWLLLTIALAIAALILKGGYWAFITGFQDRVYGPYGSAYGGNNEFAIVTTMAIPLFVYWYRSLQGRWPRFAVGCLIVLGFASALSSWSRGGVLSLGAVAVLLVWQSRNKWLAAPLLFAGVGFAYVGLPDAWFARMETLGAPELEDSAASRMLVWQVGWEYAVNHPWLGAGLQSWILFTPPDAELRAWHSAYVQMAVEHGLVGLGLWGFLLIATLFQLSRLIALGRCVAAPWISDQAAALRASLVAYLVGAAFLSIAYWELLYLLVAAALVLQYQAYSSVRG is encoded by the coding sequence ATGCGCGATTTGACTCTTGTGATCATGCTTCTGAGCTTGGCATGGATGGCTTGGCGCTTGCCCTGGGTTGGGCTGTTGGGGCTTCTCTTCATCGGAATCTTGCATCCGCAGAACTACGCCGCAGATTTCATGCGCGGATTTCCGGCGTATTCAAGTCTCATGGGGGTGGTATTCCTGTCGTTGGGTTGGCAACTTTGGTGGCAGCGCGTTTTCCCCCCCCTGTTCTGGGATTGGCGGTTGGTGTTGATCGGAGGGATATGGGCATGGTTTGGTCTTAGCTCCTATTTCGCCCTCAACCCCTTGCCCGCCAGAGACAAGTTCCTGGAATTATTGAAGATCCTTCCTCCAATGTTGCTTGTCTTCGTGTTGATAGATAGCCAAGAAAAGTTGCGGTGGCTATTGTTGACCATCGCCCTTGCAATTGCCGCGCTCATACTAAAGGGTGGGTATTGGGCATTCATCACCGGTTTCCAAGACAGAGTCTATGGCCCTTATGGCAGCGCCTATGGTGGCAACAATGAGTTTGCGATCGTAACCACCATGGCCATCCCCCTCTTCGTTTACTGGTATAGATCGCTGCAAGGTCGCTGGCCGCGATTCGCCGTCGGGTGCCTGATCGTTCTCGGTTTCGCGTCTGCGCTGTCCTCATGGTCCCGGGGAGGGGTATTGAGCCTTGGTGCTGTCGCCGTACTTTTGGTTTGGCAGAGCCGCAACAAGTGGCTTGCGGCTCCATTGTTGTTTGCGGGTGTCGGTTTTGCCTATGTTGGGCTTCCTGATGCCTGGTTCGCTCGCATGGAAACCCTGGGGGCGCCAGAATTGGAAGACTCCGCGGCCAGTCGCATGCTTGTCTGGCAAGTAGGTTGGGAGTATGCCGTGAACCACCCCTGGCTTGGCGCCGGTCTGCAAAGCTGGATACTGTTCACCCCCCCAGATGCCGAACTGCGCGCCTGGCACAGCGCATATGTGCAGATGGCAGTTGAACATGGCCTTGTGGGATTGGGATTATGGGGTTTCCTATTGATCGCCACGCTTTTCCAACTGAGCCGGCTCATTGCTTTGGGGCGTTGTGTTGCGGCCCCATGGATATCCGACCAGGCTGCGGCACTACGCGCGTCCCTTGTTGCCTACCTGGTAGGGGCCGCGTTCTTGAGCATTGCCTATTGGGAATTGTTGTATCTGTTGGTTGCTGCCGCCTTGGTGTTGCAATACCAGGCATACAGCTCGGTACGTGGATGA
- a CDS encoding VanZ family protein, translated as MPLDEAMARFRDVPFLQLGIGSRADWVANLLLFIPLTFLWTGALAYGRGVAVGILATLFVLASAVALCLGIEFTQLFFPQRTVSQNDIFAEALGGFLGVVAWWSVGPRWVDWYQGWHKAKAPTETAERLAWAYIVAAFAYGVLPLDLTISGVEIFHKWREGKLNLIPFGHLPGDPAYALYELASDVLLWVPPALLWRMHAGRTSLKAWQMTFATVVVLEVLQLFVYSRVSDVTDLFTGALGAWAGAWLGGRVAGRHGAQVATASGRPGSRGINWLPLGLALGWLGVLAVVFWYPFNFLTEGAFLRERLDFLYKVPFQTYYYGTEFRAITEVFHKLLFFAPLGAMLAWFLGGVPWQWRTATGIGVFIVLIFAPLGIELGQMLLPEKFPDTTDWVLELIGGIMGYVIAKALTGRGSSSRRTGRLQQRPTQH; from the coding sequence ATGCCACTGGACGAGGCCATGGCCCGCTTCCGGGATGTGCCCTTCCTGCAACTGGGTATCGGCTCCCGGGCCGACTGGGTGGCCAACCTTTTGCTCTTCATCCCCCTGACCTTCCTCTGGACCGGCGCCCTGGCCTACGGGCGGGGTGTGGCTGTAGGAATTCTGGCCACCTTGTTCGTGCTGGCCTCGGCCGTGGCCCTTTGCCTGGGCATCGAGTTCACCCAGTTGTTCTTCCCCCAGCGCACGGTGTCCCAGAACGATATCTTCGCCGAGGCCCTGGGCGGCTTCCTTGGCGTGGTGGCCTGGTGGTCCGTGGGGCCCCGCTGGGTGGACTGGTACCAGGGCTGGCACAAGGCCAAGGCACCCACCGAGACGGCGGAACGTCTGGCCTGGGCCTACATCGTCGCCGCCTTCGCTTACGGCGTTTTGCCCCTGGACCTGACCATCAGCGGCGTGGAAATCTTCCACAAGTGGCGCGAAGGCAAGCTCAACCTCATTCCCTTCGGTCACCTGCCCGGCGACCCGGCCTATGCCCTGTATGAACTGGCCAGCGATGTCCTCCTTTGGGTACCTCCCGCGCTGCTCTGGCGCATGCATGCGGGGCGCACCAGCCTGAAGGCCTGGCAGATGACTTTCGCCACCGTGGTGGTGCTGGAAGTACTGCAACTGTTCGTGTACTCCCGCGTCAGCGACGTCACCGACCTGTTCACCGGTGCCCTGGGGGCGTGGGCCGGGGCCTGGCTGGGCGGGCGGGTGGCGGGCAGGCATGGCGCGCAGGTCGCCACCGCTTCTGGCAGACCGGGCTCCCGGGGCATCAACTGGCTGCCGTTGGGGCTGGCCTTGGGGTGGCTGGGCGTACTGGCCGTGGTGTTCTGGTATCCGTTCAACTTCCTCACCGAAGGGGCTTTCCTCCGCGAGCGCCTGGATTTTCTCTACAAGGTGCCCTTCCAGACGTATTACTACGGCACGGAATTCCGCGCCATCACCGAGGTGTTCCACAAACTGCTGTTCTTCGCGCCCCTGGGGGCGATGCTTGCTTGGTTCCTTGGCGGTGTGCCCTGGCAGTGGCGTACCGCCACTGGGATAGGTGTATTCATCGTTCTCATTTTCGCCCCGTTGGGCATTGAGCTTGGGCAGATGCTTCTTCCCGAGAAATTCCCTGACACCACGGATTGGGTTTTGGAACTTATCGGCGGCATCATGGGGTATGTGATTGCAAAGGCGCTAACTGGTCGAGGGAGTTCTTCTCGGCGAACGGGGCGTCTCCAACAACGCCCCACCCAGCATTAG
- a CDS encoding shikimate kinase, translated as MPSCNVFLVGLMGAGKTTIGKLLAKHRELEFIDSDHEIIARCGVSIPTIFEIEGEDGFRRREMCVIDELTQRRGIVLATGGGAILRQENREWLKGRGTVVYLRGQPQELYLRTRHDKNRPLLQTDDPLQKLKDLYAVRHPLYMETADIVLDTGRQSVHCLVRRLENSLDLAAVGEGDPCATKLASSSS; from the coding sequence ATTCCCAGCTGCAATGTTTTCCTGGTGGGGCTCATGGGGGCGGGCAAGACCACCATCGGCAAGCTCCTGGCCAAGCACCGGGAACTGGAATTCATCGACTCGGACCACGAGATCATCGCCCGCTGCGGCGTGTCCATCCCCACCATCTTCGAGATCGAGGGGGAAGATGGTTTCCGCCGGCGGGAGATGTGCGTCATCGATGAATTGACCCAACGCCGGGGCATCGTCCTGGCCACCGGCGGCGGCGCCATCCTGCGACAGGAAAACCGGGAATGGCTCAAGGGCCGGGGCACGGTGGTCTATTTGCGGGGCCAGCCCCAGGAGTTGTACCTGCGCACCCGCCATGACAAGAACCGCCCCCTGCTGCAGACCGACGACCCCCTGCAGAAGCTGAAGGACCTCTACGCCGTGCGTCATCCTCTTTACATGGAAACGGCGGACATCGTGCTGGATACCGGCCGCCAGAGCGTGCACTGCCTGGTGCGACGCCTGGAAAACAGCCTGGATCTGGCGGCGGTGGGCGAGGGCGACCCGTGCGCCACGAAGCTGGCTTCCTCTTCTTCCTGA
- a CDS encoding DUF721 domain-containing protein, with translation MSFRPFPLVRLHGLLAAERQFAVALPEAERMAGLNRRFAGVVPAAVARACAVAAIQGETAIVFCGNGAAASRVRAQAKGVARALSRAEAPVNSVRVKVRADWSVPERPEKTGMSAAGVRAFRDLDSVLPDGDLKAAVERLLAHRRA, from the coding sequence TTGTCTTTCCGTCCTTTTCCTCTCGTACGCCTGCATGGCCTGCTTGCCGCTGAGCGCCAGTTCGCCGTGGCCCTGCCCGAGGCGGAACGCATGGCCGGCCTGAACCGGCGATTCGCCGGGGTGGTCCCTGCCGCCGTGGCCCGGGCCTGTGCCGTGGCGGCCATCCAGGGCGAGACCGCCATCGTCTTCTGCGGCAACGGCGCCGCCGCCAGCCGGGTGCGGGCCCAGGCCAAGGGTGTTGCCCGGGCCTTGAGCCGCGCTGAAGCCCCCGTCAACAGCGTGCGGGTCAAGGTACGGGCCGATTGGTCCGTGCCGGAGCGGCCGGAAAAAACCGGCATGTCCGCCGCGGGGGTGCGCGCCTTCCGTGACCTGGATTCCGTGTTGCCGGACGGTGACCTCAAGGCCGCCGTCGAGCGACTGCTGGCCCATCGCCGAGCATGA